A window of Ruminococcus champanellensis 18P13 = JCM 17042 contains these coding sequences:
- a CDS encoding D-alanyl-D-alanine carboxypeptidase family protein, with protein sequence MKKWLSLMLAVLCCLHLCCPAVHAADPLGISAQAYVLMEADTGKVLLSKNGDEKRPIASTTKIMTTLLCLESGGLDDWFVVDPEAIRVEGSSMGLQEGDVVTKRMLCYGMLLPSGNDAANATAVRLAGSIPEFAKLMNARAARIGMTHTCFVTPSGLDAEGHGASVRDMGLLARTAMQNPDFRAICSQSRAEVCFGNPPYNRWLKNTNKLLTMYEGVVGVKTGFTDAAGRCLVSFCERDGVSLLCVTLHAKDDWNDHMKLYDYGFAHVVSQPVEPPDALSVSVVGGTADTVALRTRDPLSVGTDNGDLRQLMVQVQVEPFLYAPVPENARVGNLAYYYEGRHVADVPLYTVDAVAAQEQEPETPGFWQALLARIRSWF encoded by the coding sequence ATGAAAAAATGGCTGAGTCTGATGCTGGCGGTACTGTGCTGCCTGCATCTTTGCTGTCCGGCGGTGCATGCTGCCGACCCTCTGGGCATTTCCGCCCAGGCTTATGTGCTGATGGAGGCGGACACCGGCAAGGTGCTGTTGTCCAAAAACGGGGACGAAAAGCGTCCCATCGCCAGCACCACCAAGATCATGACCACCCTGCTGTGCCTGGAAAGCGGCGGACTGGATGACTGGTTCGTGGTGGATCCGGAAGCCATCCGGGTGGAGGGCTCCTCCATGGGACTCCAGGAGGGGGACGTGGTCACCAAACGCATGCTCTGCTATGGCATGCTGCTGCCCTCCGGCAACGATGCAGCCAATGCCACAGCCGTCCGGCTGGCTGGCTCCATCCCGGAATTTGCAAAGCTGATGAATGCACGGGCTGCCCGGATCGGCATGACCCACACCTGCTTTGTGACCCCCTCCGGTCTGGATGCGGAGGGACACGGGGCATCCGTCCGGGATATGGGACTGCTGGCACGGACAGCCATGCAGAACCCGGACTTTCGTGCCATTTGCAGCCAGTCCCGGGCAGAGGTGTGCTTCGGCAATCCGCCCTACAACCGGTGGCTGAAAAACACCAACAAGCTGCTGACCATGTATGAGGGCGTGGTGGGCGTCAAAACCGGCTTTACGGATGCAGCAGGCAGATGCCTGGTGTCCTTCTGTGAACGGGACGGGGTATCCCTGCTCTGTGTGACGCTGCATGCCAAGGACGACTGGAATGACCACATGAAGCTGTACGACTACGGCTTTGCCCATGTGGTATCCCAGCCTGTGGAGCCGCCGGATGCCCTGTCCGTCAGCGTGGTGGGCGGCACGGCGGATACCGTTGCCCTGCGCACCCGGGATCCCCTGTCCGTTGGCACGGATAACGGAGATCTGCGGCAGTTGATGGTGCAGGTACAGGTGGAACCCTTTTTGTATGCCCCTGTACCGGAGAATGCCCGGGTGGGCAATCTGGCTTATTATTATGAAGGACGGCACGTCGCCGATGTGCCCCTGTATACGGTAGATGCGGTTGCTGCCCAGGAGCAGGAACCGGAAACCCCCGGCTTCTGGCAGGCGTTGCTTGCCCGCATCCGAAGCTGGTTCTGA
- a CDS encoding sigma factor: protein MFLQFLSGILSNLFFFALHVNTAMAFPKPLSPKEEADCFARLAQGDSQARAMLIEHNLRLVAHMIKKYYANSKDQDELISIGTMGLIKAVNTFDAAKGSKFATYAGRCIEKATVSLRL from the coding sequence ATGTTTTTGCAGTTTTTAAGCGGTATTCTCAGCAATCTGTTTTTCTTTGCGCTTCATGTGAACACCGCCATGGCATTTCCCAAGCCTCTGTCCCCAAAGGAGGAGGCGGACTGCTTTGCCCGGCTCGCCCAGGGGGACAGCCAGGCACGTGCCATGCTGATCGAGCATAATCTGCGGCTGGTGGCTCACATGATCAAGAAGTATTACGCCAACAGCAAGGATCAGGATGAGCTGATCTCCATCGGCACGATGGGGTTGATCAAGGCGGTGAATACCTTTGACGCCGCCAAGGGCTCCAAGTTTGCCACCTATGCGGGGCGGTGTATTGAAAAAGCAACCGTATCATTACGGCTCTAA
- the ytfJ gene encoding GerW family sporulation protein, with the protein MNNTEHPINDLMGVTMEKIREMVDVNTIVGTPITCADGATIIPISKVSYGFASGGSDLPAKVEKDLFGGGSGAGISIQPVAFLVILNGEVKLMQLSIDASTPNALINLVPDVMEKISGFMSSRNGKNPKAE; encoded by the coding sequence ATGAATAACACTGAGCATCCTATCAACGATCTGATGGGCGTAACCATGGAAAAAATCCGGGAAATGGTGGACGTGAACACCATCGTGGGCACCCCCATCACCTGCGCAGACGGCGCAACCATCATCCCCATCTCAAAGGTATCCTACGGCTTTGCATCCGGCGGCTCCGATCTGCCGGCAAAGGTGGAGAAGGATCTGTTCGGCGGCGGCTCCGGCGCAGGCATTTCCATTCAGCCGGTGGCGTTTCTGGTGATCCTGAACGGAGAGGTCAAGCTGATGCAGCTGTCCATTGACGCCTCCACCCCCAACGCACTGATCAACCTGGTGCCGGATGTGATGGAAAAGATCTCCGGCTTTATGAGCAGCCGGAACGGCAAGAATCCAAAGGCAGAATAA
- a CDS encoding helix-turn-helix domain-containing protein, which produces MLENPDPQNISTISGKLKWYRFHNGLHQQDVCKAVGIDRTTYSRYEDTVLDTYSLDKLTQIANFFQIEPTELLDDYHLFLYHGQGAQIKRLRKSLNLTQSQFANYIDVPLGTLKKWEQDRVNIQRTTYEKLSQLSSPSPHV; this is translated from the coding sequence TTGCTTGAAAATCCAGACCCTCAAAATATTTCTACCATCTCAGGAAAACTAAAATGGTATCGATTTCACAATGGACTTCATCAACAAGATGTTTGTAAAGCTGTCGGTATTGACCGAACAACTTACTCCCGGTATGAAGATACTGTGCTGGATACTTATTCTCTGGACAAGCTTACGCAAATAGCAAACTTCTTTCAAATAGAACCGACCGAATTACTTGATGATTACCATCTATTTCTCTATCACGGTCAAGGTGCACAAATAAAAAGACTGCGAAAGTCTCTGAACCTTACGCAGTCTCAATTTGCAAACTATATTGATGTTCCTCTCGGTACACTGAAAAAATGGGAACAAGATCGTGTCAACATACAACGAACCACTTACGAAAAACTTTCACAACTTTCTTCCCCCTCTCCACACGTCTAA
- a CDS encoding rolling circle replication-associated protein, which produces MNLESRVTVKDSSSFIPDDDAITDVCLSGNVTELHIVEKRFQNLRCIKRINQNEYCDTRTGEVREYRQQAGTCQRNMNHSFEKLRQLINANFIGKINERHVILTYSKQELDFNQVSKDFKKFWKRLIYHYADLEFIRVMEPHQNGAWHIHILIKRKQYRKLVLPVSQIEKLWGHGFVFIKAMKDCDNLGAYFTALVKRVDTADDTKNQTDGDSTGKSERLHFYPPHKRFYGYSRGIIQPVRFTTTYKKAMKYVEKKELVYASAKEVCLEYEDTKEKVAVNRIYRKHYNSRKM; this is translated from the coding sequence ATGAACCTAGAATCCAGGGTTACTGTAAAAGACAGTAGCAGCTTCATTCCTGATGATGATGCAATCACAGATGTATGCTTATCAGGTAATGTGACAGAACTTCACATCGTAGAAAAAAGATTTCAAAACTTACGATGCATCAAACGAATCAATCAAAATGAGTACTGTGATACTCGAACAGGGGAGGTGAGGGAGTACAGGCAACAAGCAGGAACTTGCCAGCGAAATATGAATCATTCTTTTGAGAAATTGCGACAGCTTATCAACGCCAATTTTATCGGTAAAATTAATGAACGTCACGTCATATTGACTTATTCAAAACAAGAGCTTGATTTTAATCAGGTGTCCAAGGATTTCAAAAAGTTTTGGAAAAGGCTTATCTACCATTATGCCGACCTGGAATTCATTCGGGTTATGGAGCCGCATCAAAATGGTGCATGGCATATTCATATTCTTATTAAACGCAAACAGTATAGGAAACTTGTTTTGCCAGTTTCGCAAATTGAAAAACTGTGGGGACATGGGTTTGTGTTCATAAAAGCTATGAAAGATTGTGATAACCTAGGAGCATATTTTACAGCATTAGTAAAAAGAGTTGATACAGCGGATGATACAAAGAATCAAACTGATGGAGATAGTACCGGGAAATCCGAAAGATTACACTTTTATCCTCCACATAAGAGATTCTATGGGTATTCCAGAGGGATTATTCAACCAGTTCGATTTACAACTACGTATAAAAAGGCGATGAAATATGTAGAGAAGAAGGAGTTGGTATATGCATCTGCAAAAGAAGTCTGTTTGGAATATGAAGATACAAAAGAAAAAGTTGCTGTTAATAGAATTTATAGAAAGCACTACAATTCAAGAAAAATGTAA
- the scpB gene encoding SMC-Scp complex subunit ScpB, producing the protein MQLKNKISEAEAVLFAYGEPIPAARLAEACGLEEEVIPKVIALLNDRYDAQQSALRVLQLEQCYQLCTRPAFAESIKKAIETKRTAPLSNAAMEALTIVAYNQPVTKSFVENVRGIDSSSVINNLVEKDLLEEAGRLDVPGKPIAYRTTSRFLRCFGLHSIEELPPLPGKDPQGSLLDLDPADAPDPDIPEELFPEE; encoded by the coding sequence ATGCAACTGAAGAATAAAATTTCGGAGGCGGAAGCCGTCCTCTTTGCCTACGGAGAGCCTATCCCGGCAGCACGACTGGCAGAAGCATGCGGTCTGGAGGAGGAAGTAATCCCCAAGGTGATCGCTCTGCTGAACGACCGGTACGATGCCCAGCAAAGCGCCCTGCGGGTGTTGCAGTTGGAGCAATGCTACCAGCTCTGCACCCGTCCCGCCTTTGCGGAATCTATCAAAAAAGCCATTGAGACCAAGCGTACCGCTCCCCTGTCCAATGCAGCCATGGAGGCACTGACCATTGTGGCATATAACCAGCCCGTCACCAAAAGCTTTGTAGAAAATGTCCGGGGCATCGACAGCTCCTCGGTCATCAACAACCTGGTGGAAAAAGATCTGCTGGAGGAGGCAGGGCGGCTGGATGTACCCGGCAAGCCCATCGCCTACCGAACCACCAGTCGGTTTCTGCGATGCTTTGGACTGCATTCCATTGAGGAGCTGCCCCCTCTGCCCGGAAAGGATCCCCAGGGCAGTCTGCTGGATCTGGATCCGGCGGATGCTCCTGATCCGGATATTCCGGAGGAGCTGTTCCCGGAGGAATAA
- a CDS encoding segregation and condensation protein A translates to MAQISFKLPVFEGPLDLLLHLIAKHKLNINDIEISKLLEQYLLYIEQCSEQDYELAGEFLEMAARLIYIKTVSLLPSPEEAEAVKKELEGALIEYSLCKLAAAELAKRDIGDCIFVRRQMPVQIDPTYRHQHEPEVLRQAYLQIGAKPQPNAKAPLTDRIQAVVQQRVVSVISKVVYVLRRLYAEGSVRVDNLYEGMTDRSARVATFLAVLELTKTGRTRLNADNTELSFCKPHSITKKYRIVREHATEE, encoded by the coding sequence ATGGCACAGATTTCATTCAAGCTGCCTGTGTTTGAGGGGCCTTTGGATCTGCTGCTGCATCTGATCGCCAAGCATAAGCTGAACATCAACGACATCGAGATCTCCAAGCTGCTGGAGCAATACCTATTATATATAGAGCAATGCAGCGAGCAGGACTACGAACTGGCAGGAGAATTTCTGGAGATGGCGGCACGGCTGATCTACATCAAGACCGTGTCCCTGCTGCCAAGCCCGGAAGAGGCGGAGGCAGTCAAAAAGGAACTGGAAGGTGCCCTCATCGAGTACTCCCTTTGCAAGCTGGCTGCGGCAGAGCTTGCAAAACGGGATATCGGGGACTGCATCTTTGTCCGGCGGCAGATGCCGGTGCAGATCGATCCCACCTACCGGCACCAGCACGAACCGGAGGTGCTGCGGCAGGCGTATCTGCAAATCGGAGCAAAGCCCCAGCCCAACGCCAAGGCTCCCCTGACGGATCGGATCCAGGCTGTGGTACAGCAACGGGTGGTATCCGTCATTTCAAAAGTAGTCTATGTGTTGCGGCGGCTGTATGCGGAAGGCTCTGTCCGGGTGGACAACCTGTACGAGGGCATGACGGATCGCTCCGCCCGGGTGGCAACCTTTCTTGCGGTACTGGAGCTGACCAAAACCGGCAGAACCCGACTCAATGCGGACAATACGGAGCTGTCCTTCTGCAAGCCCCATTCCATTACGAAAAAATACAGGATTGTGAGAGAACATGCAACTGAAGAATAA
- a CDS encoding pseudouridine synthase — protein MEKTRIQKIIADSGYCSRRKAESFIAAGQVKCNGRPVKLGDKAGSRDLITVNGERIAIPKKKQKLYLMLNKPRGYVTTMSDELDRRCVMDLLEDVPERVYPVGRLDRNSEGLLLLTNDGDFANSIMHPSRHVSKTYRVTVRPDITDQQLVQLSEGVEIDGKPTLPATVNVLTKEPGRVVLLITIREGRNRQIRRMCEAVGLEVARLRRISIGPLKLGMLKPGTYRELTAEELRALRTAIGKE, from the coding sequence ATGGAAAAGACAAGAATTCAAAAAATCATCGCAGACAGCGGCTATTGCTCCCGGCGGAAGGCGGAGAGTTTCATTGCCGCCGGACAGGTCAAATGCAACGGCAGACCCGTGAAGCTGGGGGACAAAGCCGGCAGCCGGGATCTGATTACCGTCAACGGCGAACGGATCGCCATTCCGAAAAAGAAGCAGAAGCTGTACCTGATGCTCAACAAGCCCCGTGGGTATGTGACCACCATGTCCGACGAGCTGGATCGCCGGTGTGTGATGGATCTGCTGGAGGATGTACCGGAACGGGTCTACCCGGTGGGACGGCTGGATCGGAACTCGGAGGGTCTGCTGCTGCTGACCAACGATGGGGACTTTGCCAACAGCATCATGCACCCAAGCCGCCACGTGTCCAAAACCTATCGGGTCACAGTGCGGCCGGACATTACCGACCAGCAGCTGGTACAGCTGTCGGAGGGGGTGGAAATTGACGGCAAGCCCACTCTGCCTGCAACGGTGAATGTGCTCACCAAGGAACCCGGACGGGTGGTACTGCTGATTACCATCAGGGAAGGTCGAAACCGACAGATTCGCCGCATGTGTGAAGCGGTAGGGCTGGAGGTTGCACGTCTGCGCCGGATCAGCATCGGCCCTCTGAAGCTGGGCATGCTCAAGCCAGGCACCTATCGGGAGCTGACTGCTGAGGAGCTGCGTGCCCTGCGGACAGCCATCGGGAAGGAGTAA
- a CDS encoding alpha/beta hydrolase, with amino-acid sequence MAHFAINCFSDILQMSVNLNVILPQRTTRHGFTGSTPDGKFPVLYLLHGMGDDQTIWQRRTAIERYVEGTPLAVVMPTTHLGFYTDMQHGLPYWSFFSQELPALCRQFFPQLTDRREYTFAAGNSMGGYGAVKLALGMPDQFGKAVSLSGALDLVGMEKHTPATPLMQNIFGSTEQLTGSDNDLLALAEKTCKTHTNLPKLRICCGTEDPLLPFSRSAKARLIQLGYDVTYQESPGVHDWAYWDTQIRQAIPWLLEGMEM; translated from the coding sequence ATGGCTCATTTTGCAATTAACTGCTTTTCTGATATTTTACAGATGAGCGTAAATCTGAACGTGATCCTCCCCCAGCGCACCACCCGGCACGGCTTCACCGGCTCCACGCCGGATGGAAAATTCCCGGTTCTGTACCTGCTGCACGGCATGGGGGACGATCAGACCATCTGGCAGCGCCGCACAGCCATTGAGCGCTATGTGGAAGGCACACCTCTGGCAGTGGTGATGCCTACCACCCACCTGGGCTTCTACACGGACATGCAGCACGGGCTACCCTACTGGAGCTTTTTCAGCCAGGAGCTGCCGGCTCTGTGCCGACAGTTCTTCCCCCAGCTGACGGACAGGCGGGAATATACCTTTGCCGCCGGCAATTCCATGGGAGGCTACGGGGCTGTGAAGCTGGCACTGGGCATGCCGGATCAGTTCGGCAAGGCGGTATCCCTGTCCGGGGCGTTGGATCTGGTCGGCATGGAAAAGCACACTCCTGCAACGCCCTTGATGCAGAATATTTTCGGCAGTACAGAACAGCTTACCGGCTCAGACAATGACCTGCTGGCACTGGCGGAGAAAACCTGTAAAACCCATACGAACCTGCCGAAGCTGCGGATCTGCTGCGGCACGGAGGATCCTCTGCTGCCCTTCAGTCGTTCTGCCAAGGCACGCTTGATCCAGTTGGGCTACGATGTGACCTATCAGGAAAGCCCCGGCGTTCACGACTGGGCATACTGGGATACTCAGATCCGGCAGGCGATCCCCTGGCTGCTGGAGGGTATGGAAATGTAG
- a CDS encoding dockerin type I domain-containing protein — protein sequence MRRKNRISLLLAGALLTVSFGMGAQAADAAGDVNADGASDAEDVALLQNWLLGQEVTLPDGQAGDLNGDGMLNGMDLCLLKRGLLTNAGRQVTVSDAAELAQAMAQAETGDVIRLEPGVYQVSDSGAQKFYGTAEGSQQQPITLKAADPADPPVLTGTGTSSGYVMHITGDYWVLEHLLLTNAQKGIVLDNSNHTVIRSCEIANTGAEAVAIRDGSSYCLVQQCSIHDTGLVTPGYGEGVYIGSAYSTSGFDYKCDYNRVDGCVFRNVAAEHVDVKENTTGTEISGCTFHGEGMTGENYAGSFLDIAGNDCYVHDNTGYRDGNSKIVAAFELHEQVSGWGYHAHFANNTLYMDRPYGEVDTSRRMYVVDGWYSDFSVQHNLVDYGEGLSEAGENCYNSDQVTFLTEDCVQ from the coding sequence ATGCGAAGAAAGAATCGGATCAGTCTGCTGCTGGCCGGAGCATTGCTGACGGTGTCCTTTGGCATGGGCGCTCAGGCAGCGGATGCTGCCGGGGATGTGAATGCAGATGGGGCATCTGATGCAGAGGATGTGGCATTGCTGCAAAATTGGCTGCTGGGGCAGGAAGTGACCCTGCCGGATGGGCAGGCAGGGGATCTGAACGGAGACGGTATGCTGAACGGGATGGATCTTTGTCTGCTGAAGCGAGGACTTCTGACCAATGCGGGGAGACAGGTGACGGTTTCCGATGCTGCGGAGCTGGCACAAGCCATGGCGCAGGCAGAGACCGGGGATGTGATCCGGTTGGAGCCGGGGGTGTATCAGGTATCCGACAGCGGTGCACAGAAATTCTACGGCACGGCGGAGGGCAGTCAGCAGCAGCCCATCACCCTGAAGGCGGCAGATCCGGCAGACCCGCCGGTACTGACCGGTACCGGAACCAGCAGCGGTTATGTGATGCATATCACCGGGGATTACTGGGTACTGGAGCATTTGCTGCTTACCAATGCACAGAAGGGAATCGTGCTGGACAATTCCAACCACACCGTGATCCGCAGCTGTGAAATTGCAAACACCGGTGCGGAGGCGGTCGCCATCCGGGACGGCAGCTCCTATTGCTTGGTGCAGCAGTGCAGCATTCACGATACAGGACTGGTTACACCCGGCTATGGGGAAGGGGTGTACATCGGCAGTGCCTACAGCACCAGCGGCTTTGATTACAAATGCGACTACAACCGGGTGGATGGCTGCGTTTTCCGGAATGTGGCAGCGGAGCATGTGGACGTGAAGGAAAACACCACTGGCACGGAGATCAGCGGCTGTACCTTTCATGGGGAGGGCATGACCGGGGAGAATTATGCCGGCAGCTTTCTGGATATCGCAGGGAATGATTGCTATGTGCACGACAATACCGGATACCGGGACGGAAACAGCAAGATCGTGGCTGCTTTTGAACTGCACGAGCAGGTCAGCGGCTGGGGGTATCACGCCCACTTTGCAAACAATACTTTGTACATGGACAGACCCTACGGGGAAGTGGACACCAGTCGGCGTATGTATGTGGTGGACGGCTGGTACAGCGACTTTTCCGTGCAGCACAACCTGGTGGATTATGGGGAAGGCTTGTCCGAAGCAGGGGAGAACTGCTACAATTCGGATCAGGTCACATTTCTCACCGAGGACTGCGTGCAGTAG
- a CDS encoding helix-turn-helix domain-containing protein — protein MIFADKLIQLRKKSGWSQEELAQQMHVSRQSVSKWEGAQSVPDLEKMVQLSRLFHVTTDYLLKDEEGEPEPAPGEDPGEPLRRVSLEEASAFLEAKQRSARLIAFATMLCVLSPIGLILLGAMSEVPKYGIPENAAAGIGMILLLLLVAAATAMFILSGSRTSSYEILEKEPFETEYGVTGMVRERKEQFRETYVRNNVIGTCLCVLSVIPLFAGILIDEENDLLLCGMVCGMLAMIAVGVTFFIRVGTVWNSFQQLLQEGDYSPKNKKAFGASGGYWVLITAIYLACSFLTDRWDLTWIIWVAAAGLYSLLAAILRKRSEK, from the coding sequence ATGATTTTTGCAGACAAACTGATCCAACTTAGAAAAAAGAGCGGATGGTCCCAGGAGGAGCTTGCGCAGCAGATGCATGTGTCCCGGCAGTCCGTATCCAAGTGGGAGGGCGCCCAGTCTGTGCCGGATCTGGAAAAGATGGTGCAGCTGTCCCGGCTGTTTCATGTGACCACGGATTATCTGCTGAAGGATGAGGAGGGGGAGCCGGAGCCTGCACCTGGGGAGGATCCGGGGGAACCTCTGCGCCGGGTGTCCCTGGAGGAGGCGTCCGCCTTTTTGGAGGCAAAGCAGCGTAGTGCCAGGCTCATAGCTTTTGCAACCATGCTTTGTGTGCTTTCCCCCATCGGTCTGATCCTGCTGGGGGCGATGAGCGAGGTGCCGAAGTACGGTATTCCGGAAAATGCGGCGGCGGGCATCGGCATGATCCTGCTGCTGCTCCTGGTTGCGGCGGCAACTGCCATGTTCATTCTCAGCGGCAGTCGCACCTCCTCCTATGAAATCCTGGAGAAGGAGCCCTTTGAAACGGAGTACGGGGTCACTGGTATGGTGCGGGAGCGGAAGGAGCAATTCCGGGAAACCTATGTGCGGAACAATGTGATCGGCACCTGTTTATGCGTACTGTCTGTCATCCCCCTCTTTGCCGGGATTCTCATTGACGAGGAAAACGATCTGCTGCTGTGCGGTATGGTCTGCGGCATGCTGGCGATGATTGCGGTGGGCGTTACGTTTTTTATCCGGGTAGGCACAGTCTGGAACAGCTTTCAGCAGCTGCTCCAGGAGGGGGATTATTCTCCCAAGAACAAGAAGGCATTCGGCGCATCCGGGGGCTATTGGGTGCTCATCACTGCGATTTATCTGGCATGCAGCTTTCTGACTGATCGCTGGGATCTGACCTGGATCATCTGGGTGGCAGCGGCAGGTTTGTATTCTTTGCTGGCAGCGATCCTTCGGAAGCGTTCCGAGAAATAA
- a CDS encoding cysteine desulfurase family protein: protein MAIYLDNAATTKPCQAAIGAINQCLTENYGNPSSLHHAGLQAQLAIDGVRRTLASILACEPGCIYFTSGATESNNLAVRGVAGAYGKHKPRVITTTVEHASVRESFRQLEQAGFEVIRIAPDSHGVFDPNAFVEAVNERTCLISMMLVNNETGHILPVRRVFYGAKRKNPQIITHCDAVQGFLKVPIRISELKADLLSLSGHKIHAAKGVGALYVRKGVRLTPLLFGGEQEHGIRPGTEPVPLIAGMGAAAAELAPTLAQRSQRVAALRAYLLEQLSPLPGITVHSPEDGSPYILNFSVANIRSEIMLHFLESKGIYVSSGSACSKGANSGVLEQFGATRAQADSAIRVSLCPENAKHELRSLVQAIAEGQATLKTAK from the coding sequence ATGGCTATTTATCTGGACAACGCAGCAACCACCAAGCCCTGCCAGGCGGCGATCGGGGCAATCAACCAATGCCTGACAGAAAATTACGGGAATCCATCCTCCCTGCATCACGCAGGTTTGCAAGCCCAGCTGGCTATAGACGGGGTGCGCCGTACCCTGGCTTCCATCCTTGCCTGTGAACCGGGCTGCATCTACTTCACCTCCGGGGCAACGGAAAGCAACAATCTTGCCGTCCGTGGAGTTGCCGGGGCATACGGGAAGCACAAGCCCCGGGTCATCACCACCACTGTGGAGCATGCCTCTGTGCGGGAATCCTTCCGGCAGCTGGAGCAGGCAGGGTTCGAGGTGATCCGTATCGCCCCGGATTCCCACGGTGTGTTTGATCCCAACGCCTTTGTAGAGGCGGTAAACGAGCGAACCTGTCTGATCAGCATGATGCTGGTCAACAACGAGACCGGGCACATTCTCCCGGTGCGCCGGGTATTTTACGGTGCAAAGCGGAAGAATCCCCAGATCATCACCCACTGCGACGCCGTACAGGGCTTTCTGAAGGTGCCCATCCGCATTTCAGAGCTGAAGGCGGATCTGCTGTCCCTGAGCGGTCACAAGATCCACGCCGCCAAGGGCGTGGGGGCTTTGTATGTGCGGAAGGGCGTGCGGCTCACGCCCCTGCTGTTTGGCGGAGAACAGGAGCATGGCATACGCCCCGGCACGGAGCCTGTGCCCCTGATCGCCGGTATGGGTGCGGCGGCAGCGGAGCTTGCTCCCACCCTGGCACAGCGGAGTCAGCGTGTTGCTGCGCTGCGTGCGTACCTGTTGGAACAACTGTCCCCTTTGCCAGGCATTACAGTGCATTCCCCGGAGGATGGCTCCCCCTATATTCTCAACTTCTCCGTGGCGAACATCCGGTCGGAGATCATGCTGCACTTTCTGGAATCCAAGGGCATTTATGTGTCCAGCGGTTCCGCATGCTCCAAGGGTGCCAACAGCGGCGTACTGGAACAGTTCGGCGCCACCCGTGCCCAGGCGGACAGCGCCATCCGGGTCAGCCTTTGCCCGGAGAATGCCAAGCACGAGCTGCGCAGTCTGGTGCAAGCCATTGCAGAAGGACAGGCAACCTTGAAAACCGCAAAATAG
- the rpmB gene encoding 50S ribosomal protein L28 → MAKCDICGKGVTFGIKVSHSHRRSNRTWKPNVKRVKAVVKGTPCHIYACSRCLRSGKVERA, encoded by the coding sequence ATGGCTAAGTGTGATATTTGCGGCAAGGGCGTTACTTTTGGTATTAAGGTTTCCCATTCCCACAGACGTTCCAACAGAACTTGGAAACCTAATGTAAAGCGCGTAAAGGCTGTTGTGAAGGGTACTCCCTGTCATATTTATGCTTGCTCCAGATGCCTGCGTTCCGGCAAGGTTGAGCGTGCGTAA
- a CDS encoding site-2 protease family protein, whose translation MNLDLSTFLDFFTRLIVICMVTPIHECAHAYAAYKLGDDTASIQGRMTLNPLAHFDPVGTICLLFAGFGWAKPVPVNPNRFDRKISMRGGMAITALAGPLSNLLVAILSMVIYRVFCCFQVVQTAVVDYYTSGGVNTYFVLYYMLQAFIFINLGLAIFNLIPIPPLDGSHILGYFTSSKVDAFFYKNQRVISIVFMVILVTGVLSGPIGFVEQHIYNLLLTLTNWIPNLLGTL comes from the coding sequence TTGAATCTGGATCTTTCCACCTTTTTGGATTTTTTCACACGACTGATCGTCATCTGCATGGTCACCCCCATCCACGAATGTGCCCATGCCTATGCGGCGTATAAGCTGGGGGACGACACCGCCAGCATCCAGGGACGCATGACCCTGAATCCTCTGGCGCATTTCGACCCGGTTGGCACCATCTGTCTGTTGTTTGCCGGCTTTGGCTGGGCGAAGCCCGTACCGGTCAACCCGAATCGGTTTGACCGGAAGATCAGCATGCGGGGGGGCATGGCAATCACAGCCCTTGCCGGGCCTCTGTCCAATCTGCTGGTGGCCATCCTCAGCATGGTCATCTACCGGGTATTCTGCTGTTTCCAGGTGGTGCAGACTGCCGTGGTGGATTACTACACAAGCGGCGGGGTCAACACCTATTTCGTTCTTTACTACATGCTCCAGGCGTTTATTTTCATCAACCTTGGGCTTGCCATCTTCAACCTGATCCCCATTCCGCCCCTGGATGGTTCCCACATTCTGGGCTACTTCACAAGCTCCAAGGTGGACGCCTTCTTCTATAAGAATCAGCGGGTGATTTCCATTGTATTTATGGTGATCCTGGTGACCGGCGTGCTGTCCGGCCCCATTGGATTTGTAGAACAGCACATATACAATTTGCTGCTCACTCTGACCAACTGGATCCCAAATTTGCTGGGGACACTGTAA